The Mycoplasmopsis caviae sequence CAAATTGTTCCAATAAGTTCACTAATTATATGACTAATTCAGTGCTTCGCCTTAGCTGGTTGCAAAGCATTCTGTCGATTTTTAAAATTAAAAAATTTAAACATAAATTCACCTTTTTTAATAAAAGCCTGTTTTATAGGCTTTTATCCATTTCTAACTTTTCCATTTTCCATAATCACAAGTGATTTAGAAAAATCTCCATTTTGAGCACTATCAGCATTGTCTAATGTAATTTTTGCAATTTGAGTTAGCGCTACATCTGTTAAGAACGCTTGGTGTGAAGTAATAATTACATTTTCATTACTAATTAATTCTTCTCATTCAGGATCATTCTTCTTATATTCTTTAGCTTCAACTGAAATATCTTGATAAAATCTTCCTTCTTCTCTTTCAAGAACATCACTAGCAAGACCTCTAATAATACCTTTTTTAAGCCCATAAAGAACACCAGGAATGTCAATTAACTCACCTCTAGCTGTATTAACTAAGATGACACCTTTTTTCATCATCTTAACAGCATCTTTGTCAATTAAATGGTTTGTCGAAGGAAGTAATGGTGCATGAAGCGAAATAAAATCACTTTCTTTTATAACTTTTGTAAATGAAACATATTCAAAACCTAACTCACTTGCTAATGCTGGAAAGTGTTTTTCATTATATGAGTCAAATACTAAAACACGAGCTCCCATACCTTTCATAATTTTAATAAAGCATTGTCCAATTTTACCAGCGCCAATAACACCAACTGTTGAGCCATAAATTGCTTTACCATCAAGTCCATTAAGTGAGAAATTATATTTTGAAACCAAACGGTCAGCTTTAACTATGTTTCTATTAATAGCCATAAGTGTTGCAGCAGCAAATTCTGCTACACTTTCAGCTGAATAGTTTGGTACTCTAAAAACTTTAATTCCCAATTCTGCTGCCTTAGTTAAGTCAACTTTGTTATATCCCATTGATCTTTGCAATCAAACTTTAACACCCATTTTGGCTAATAATTCAAGAATGTACTTGTCGCCGTATGTGTTAACAAATGCACAAACTGCATCAAAACCCTTTGCTTTTGTAACAGTATTAATGTTCAAGTTTTCTTCAAAATACTCAATTTGGTGTCTTGAGTTATTAACTGCATTAAAATATTTCTTATCATACTCTTTTGCATCAAAAAAAGCTATTTTCATCTTTTCTCCTAAAAAACATACAAAATTTAATTAAG is a genomic window containing:
- a CDS encoding 2-hydroxyacid dehydrogenase — its product is MKIAFFDAKEYDKKYFNAVNNSRHQIEYFEENLNINTVTKAKGFDAVCAFVNTYGDKYILELLAKMGVKVWLQRSMGYNKVDLTKAAELGIKVFRVPNYSAESVAEFAAATLMAINRNIVKADRLVSKYNFSLNGLDGKAIYGSTVGVIGAGKIGQCFIKIMKGMGARVLVFDSYNEKHFPALASELGFEYVSFTKVIKESDFISLHAPLLPSTNHLIDKDAVKMMKKGVILVNTARGELIDIPGVLYGLKKGIIRGLASDVLEREEGRFYQDISVEAKEYKKNDPEWEELISNENVIITSHQAFLTDVALTQIAKITLDNADSAQNGDFSKSLVIMENGKVRNG